The segment CCTCAGTCCACGAACAGCGTCGACACAAGCGATCACGAACTCCACCGGAAGCAGCGCCAGCAGGCGAAGGAATGAGGGAAAATGAAGAATTCCGAATAGGAAGATGTTCCTGATCTTGCCCGTCTTCCAAAGGTCGGAGAACCCCATCGACGCGCCGCAGAAGTGGCTTTGCTCCTGGGTGGCACCGCCCGTGTAGATGTTGGACCAAGAGCTTCCGTCCTTGAGCAGGCCCTCGTTCTTCTCTGCAAGCTGGGCCTCCACACGTTTCGCTGAGTCGGGGTTGTACATCACTCCGATCGCCTTAGCCGCACGGTCGAAGAAGTTGAAGGCCGGCACTGCCGCCTTCACGCCGTAAAAGAGTTCCCCCTGCACGGCGGGCGTGGTGGCGGGCTGGCCACTGTAGAACGTATGCAGGCGACAACCTTCACGACGGAGCAGCCGCGAGAGATAGGGGAGGCGGCCGCTCACGATGGCGCGGTCGAATTCGATTCGTGAAAGGCCGTCGATCTGGATGAGGAGCAGGCCGGGCGAATGTGTGGGAACCTGGCTTCTCTCCAGGCGAAGGCGGTCGACCTCGAACTCCGCCCGGCTGAAACGCCGCCTCAATCTTCTGAGCCGGGCTCCTATCTCGGTTAGCATGGCGGTGAATCGACCTACGCTGCTGCCGGTCCGGCAGGAGCGGGAGCGTCATTCGTTTCCTGGTTCGAGGGAGTCGCAATCGCGCTCAGAAGCGCGCCGGCCTTGTCGGCCAAGATCCGTCCTTCGGTGGCGATGCGTTCAACGGCTGGCTTCAGAGCCCGCTCTACCGGGGATTGGCCTGCCAGCTCCTCCTTTCTAATACGCACCAGTTCCGCGTAAAGTTCGAGCATGCGCGCGTTGGTGTGCTTGATATCAAACGACTGCGCTGTCACGCGGGCGGCCGCGGCCCATTCCAGCCGCATCTTCGGGGCCCGAAGCGCTTCCCCAATGGCATCGGATAACTGGGCTGGACTGGCATCGCCCGGCAGGAGTCTGCCATTTTCGCGGTCTCGGACCACCTCTCGCGCACCTGGTGCATCCAACGCCACGACGGGCAAGCCGGCGGCCATGGCTTCGGCAAGAACAAGGCCCTGGGTCTCGGAGAAGCTTGAGAAGGCGAAAAGGTCCATGGAGGCGGAGGCATCCCGCAGGGCCTGGCCGGTGAGTTTACCTGTGAAGACCACGCGATCTGCCACACCCAACTCATTGAAGCGCGTGACCATCTCTTCCTTGGCGGGCCCGTCACCCACAATCAGGACACGGGCTTCAGCCAGATCGCGGAGAGTGAGGGACAGGCTATCCGCGAGGAACCCGAGGTTTTTCTCGGCCGCGAGTCGACCCACGTGTCCAATCACGATGGCCTTCTCGCCTATGCTCCACCTTTTGCGCC is part of the Opitutaceae bacterium genome and harbors:
- a CDS encoding glycosyltransferase; translated protein: MRIVHFTNTFLPHVGGVAHAVRTLLEGQRSRRHRVLVVAPEFSAGAAPKSIERSVVRIPAFTNFNDSEFSVRIPFAATLSDRLSTFKTDIIHAHHPFLLGDTALREAASRQVPILFTHHTLYENYTHYLPIQSEAAAEFAADVATRFANRCTAVVAPSESVRDLIASRGVTVPIHVIPTGIDSTKFSHGDRIRGRKRWSIGEKAIVIGHVGRLAAEKNLGFLADSLSLTLRDLAEARVLIVGDGPAKEEMVTRFNELGVADRVVFTGKLTGQALRDASASMDLFAFSSFSETQGLVLAEAMAAGLPVVALDAPGAREVVRDRENGRLLPGDASPAQLSDAIGEALRAPKMRLEWAAAARVTAQSFDIKHTNARMLELYAELVRIRKEELAGQSPVERALKPAVERIATEGRILADKAGALLSAIATPSNQETNDAPAPAGPAAA